From a region of the Williamsia phyllosphaerae genome:
- the sepH gene encoding septation protein SepH — MRELRVIGLEADGSSVVCQDPDSGEKFHIAADDRLRAAARGDLSRLGQIEIEMESSLRPREIQSRIRAGASVAQVAAAAGVTTDKVARFAHPVLLERSRAAELASSAHPVRVDGPALSTLSEVVAAALGARGHNPDDTTWDAWKGEDNRWVVQVSWRVGRSENHAHWRYLPGSSGGAVEPLDETADEITDPDMSRPLRGLTSVVTLAASSTAEFTVEADEVIGAQRARHEDPDPFDSAPRDIAPRETAPRETAPRETAQRDPAPRAPERFEPEPYEAADIDPAPAARVESRSTTAPLLDTEDDDDIDVPATSARDGSSTAGEPSEPPTPPRRRKAARKPSVPAWEDVLLGVRSNGNQ; from the coding sequence CGTCTGCCAGGATCCCGACTCGGGCGAGAAGTTCCACATCGCCGCCGACGATCGTCTGCGCGCAGCCGCTCGCGGTGACCTGTCCCGACTCGGCCAGATCGAGATCGAGATGGAGAGCTCGCTGCGACCCCGCGAGATCCAGTCACGCATACGGGCCGGCGCCAGCGTTGCGCAGGTGGCCGCGGCAGCCGGGGTCACCACCGACAAGGTCGCCCGGTTCGCACACCCGGTGCTGCTCGAGCGTTCGCGCGCCGCCGAGCTCGCCTCGTCGGCACACCCCGTCCGCGTCGACGGACCGGCGTTGTCGACGCTGAGCGAGGTGGTCGCCGCCGCACTCGGGGCCCGCGGCCACAACCCCGACGACACCACGTGGGACGCCTGGAAGGGCGAGGACAACCGCTGGGTGGTCCAGGTCAGCTGGCGCGTGGGGCGATCGGAGAACCACGCGCACTGGCGGTATCTGCCGGGATCGAGTGGCGGAGCCGTCGAGCCTCTCGACGAGACCGCCGACGAGATCACCGATCCCGACATGAGCCGTCCGCTACGGGGTCTCACCTCGGTCGTCACCCTCGCGGCGTCCTCGACCGCGGAGTTCACCGTCGAGGCCGACGAGGTCATCGGCGCCCAGCGTGCACGCCACGAGGATCCCGACCCCTTCGACTCCGCGCCCCGAGACATCGCTCCGCGTGAGACCGCGCCCCGTGAGACCGCGCCCCGTGAGACCGCTCAGCGCGATCCCGCCCCGCGCGCCCCGGAGCGGTTCGAACCCGAGCCCTACGAGGCCGCGGACATCGATCCGGCACCCGCAGCCCGGGTCGAGTCGCGATCGACGACGGCCCCGCTGCTCGACACCGAGGACGACGACGACATCGACGTCCCCGCGACGTCGGCGCGCGACGGATCGTCCACCGCCGGCGAACCATCAGAACCCCCCACTCCCCCGCGCCGTCGTAAGGCGGCACGCAAGCCGTCGGTTCCGGCATGGGAAGATGTACTCCTCGGCGTCCGTAGCAACGGAAACCAGTAA